ACCTGACTAGTGAAGCACTACTCTTCCATACTCGGAAACAATGTCCCAATTTAGCTGCGCCAAAGGCCTCATTAGTGGAGTGCACCCTGTTTGACCGGACAGGCAGCGGGGCGGGTATGGCAGTCCGGCTGAGGTACTCTCGGGGCGAGAGCATGCGCAGGCCGGAATGCGGGTGGATCGTGTTGTAGTCCTCGAACCAAGCCGGCAGAAGCCGCATCACGGTCTCGGCGTCGGCCAAGATGGCGAGGCGGGCATAGTCGCGCTTGAGCGTCTTCACGAACGCCTCCGCGATGCCGTTGCTCTGCGGCGAACGCACCGGGGTGAACAGCAGCCGCAGGCCGAGCGCGGCGGCCGTCTGCGCTGTCTCCTTGGCGATGTAGGCGGAGCCGTTGTCGGACAGCCACTCGACCGGGTGCGGGGTCTTCGTCGCGCCGAACCGGCGCTCGCAGCAGGCGATCATCAGGTCGCAGACCATCTCGGCCGAGACGCCCGTCGTGGTCGCCGACCACGCCATGATTTCACGGTCGCACGCGTCGATGGCAAACAGCACGCGGACGACCGCACCGTCCCGGCAGCGCAGTTCGAGGTGATCCGAGCACCAGCGCACGTTCGAACGCAACGCCACCACGGTGCCGTCGTGGGTGCGGCCGGGCCGCCGGGCGGTGTGCGGCGCGAGGGTGAGCCCGTTCGCCTGCAGGATGCGCAGCACCCGCTTGGCATTGACGCTCGCCTCGCCGCGCGAGTGCAGTGCCCGGTTCACCAGTGCGGTGACGCGGCGATAGCCGTAGCTCGGGCGGGCATCGACGATCGCGCGGATCGTCGGCAGCAGCTGCGCATCCTCGGGCTTGCGGTAGGGACCGCGCGGCTGGGCGGGGCGGCTCAGGCGCTCGGCCAGGTGGGAGCGGGCCACGCCGAGCGTGTCGGCGACCGCCTTCACCGCGAACCGCCCGTCGAACCGCCCCAGGAGCTGAGCGGCGAGGTCGGTTTTTTTGTGCGGGCGAGGTCGAGCGCCTCCTTCAGGATCTCGACCTCCATGGTCTTGCGCCCGAGCAGACGTTCGAGGTCGCGCACGCGCCGCTCCAGCTCACGAACCCGGCTGGTGCCGACGACCTCCTCGTCGGCGTGCACGGCCTGATGGCCGCCCTCCAGCATGCGCCGCTTCCACGAGAACAGCAGGCTGGGCGAGAGGCCGTAGCGGCGGGCGACGAACGACACGGACGAGCCGGGCTGCTGGCTCTCCTCGACGAGGCGGATCTTCTCGGTGGTAGACCAGCGCCGTCGACGCTGAACGCCGGTCAGGACCTCGCCGTGCACCGGCGGGGCGGTCGGATCGAATGTAAGCGCTGTCCTCAGGCCACGGCTTTGAGTGCTGGCGTTGGCTGGTAAGCCCATGGCAGCAGATCATCGAGGTGCCGCTGCGGATGGCCCTCGACGATGCGGGTGATGACGTCGGCCAGGTAGGCCTGCGGCTCGACGTCGACAAGCTTGCAGGTCTCAATCAGCGAGGCGATCACCGCCCAGTGCTCGCCTCCGCCGTCAGAGCCAGCAAACAGGGCATTCTTGCGATTGAGAGCCAGCGGCCGGATCGCGCGCTCGACGGTGTTGGAGTCGATCTCCACGCGCCCATCATCGAGGAACAGGCTCAGCCCCGCCCAGCGGCTATGGGCGTAGCGGATCGCCTCCGCGAGGTTGCTCTTGCGGCTCAGGAGGTCGAGCTTCTCCCGCAGCCACGGCTCCAGTGCTTCGACCACCGGCCGGCTTCGTTCCTGACGGGCCGCCCGTCGCTCCTCGGCCGGACGCCCGCGGATCTCGGCCTCGATCCGGTAGAGCACGGCGATGCGAGAGAGCGCTTCCGTGGCGATCGGCGAGGCGGCAGCGAGGTCATAGAATTGCCGACGCACATGGCTCCAGCAGTAGGCCAGCCGCACCGCGCCGCCCCTGGCCAAGCTCTCGTAGGCCGCATAGCCGTCGACCTGGAGCACGCCTGCAAACCCGCAGAGATGCGCGATCGGTCGTGCGGCCGTGCGGTCAGGCGCGTACACGTAGGCGACGCCGGGCGGATCCGTCCCACCCCAGGGCCGGTCGTCGCGCGCATACGCCCAGAGCTGGCCGGTCTTGGTGCGGCCGCGGCCCGGGTCGAGCACCGGTGCCGTGGTCTCGTCGGCAAACAGCTTGCCCGAGCGTTTGAGCGTCTCCAGGAGCCGCGCGTGCACGGGCCGGAGGAGGAAGGCGGCGCGTCCGACCCAGTCGGCCAGCGTCGAGCGGTCGAGGCTGACGCCCTGGCGGGCGAAGATCTGCGCCTGTCGATACAGCGGCAGGTGGTCGGCGTATTTGGAGACGAGCACCTGCGCGACCAGAGCGTCGGTCGGTAGGCCGCCC
The nucleotide sequence above comes from Methylocystis echinoides. Encoded proteins:
- the tnpC gene encoding IS66 family transposase, giving the protein MAAPASPSSDDPETLKALLAEERAENERLRQIILAMQRHRFGRRAESLPEDQLLLGLEEAEQVEAAGFAAEETEPAKEARRVKRRTNRGALPAHLPRVEYLVDIDSTACPCCSGALHRIGEDVSERLDVVPAKVRVLVIRRPRYACRACGDAIVQAPAPARLIEGGLPTDALVAQVLVSKYADHLPLYRQAQIFARQGVSLDRSTLADWVGRAAFLLRPVHARLLETLKRSGKLFADETTAPVLDPGRGRTKTGQLWAYARDDRPWGGTDPPGVAYVYAPDRTAARPIAHLCGFAGVLQVDGYAAYESLARGGAVRLAYCWSHVRRQFYDLAAASPIATEALSRIAVLYRIEAEIRGRPAEERRAARQERSRPVVEALEPWLREKLDLLSRKSNLAEAIRYAHSRWAGLSLFLDDGRVEIDSNTVERAIRPLALNRKNALFAGSDGGGEHWAVIASLIETCKLVDVEPQAYLADVITRIVEGHPQRHLDDLLPWAYQPTPALKAVA